CATATTCCTCCGTTCAACGGAGGTTTTTTTTATGGCTTGTTCAACGACAAACCAACACAGTGTTAATGGCCTTCAAGACCAAGAAGCTTGTCCTGGCCAGCATGCAGGGCGTTGAGATGATCACCGTGTTTGGTGATCTGAGCTCAATGAGCCGACTACCGCTTCAGCAGTGAAGCAATCCAGTGACATCCTGAGACAACTCCACCAGAAAGGAGTTAGATCAATCCATCTACACCCCATAGGCTCCATCCAGCCAAAACAACATTCAGGCAAAATGCGTGCGCTCGTCGGATTGCTGCTGCTGTCGATTGCCCTAAGTGCTCTCTCGTCTGCCTCCCGCGCTCAGGAGCTCGGTCGTTGTGAACCCACCAAGGCGGTGAAGGTCATCGATGGTGCGCTCAGAGAAGGAAAAACACTCCAGCAAGCCATGCAGATGATGATCAAAGCAAAAGTCTTTGACGGATCAAAGGCATGCATCACATTCATCCGTGAAACCTCCATGACCATGCGCGATGCACATCCAAGCGCCTTCAAATCACTCTGGATGAACTAAGAAGCAGTCAGACACCAGGCCAATACTCGAGACAAATGGACTAAATCAGGCATTAAGTGCACCGCCATCAGAGGCGGCAAACTCAATTTCATCAAAGATACTGATCACACAGAGTGTTAATTGCACCATCAGAACCAGCACCAATATCAACAATCTCGAGTGTTTTCATCCTCTCCAAATTTCTCCAGTCTTGGGAAGGTTGCTGATTCCATGAATCCTGAAAGTCAGTTCCAGACGGTGTCGATTCAGTGGAAAACCAGGCACTGAGACAACGGTGCACGCCCAAACCCGACATCATCAGCACAAGTACATGCCTAAGGATGCAAAGCCCTAGACGGATCAACGACCCCGCCAACAGCCTCGCCGTGCTGGTCGCCGTCGTTCTCAGCACATTGTTGTTGTTGGGACAGGCCCTGTTCATCGTTCCGGCCGGCAAAGTTGCCGTGGTCACCACCTTGGGCAAGGTGAGCGGAGGATCGCGTCTGCCTGGCCTCAATCTCAAGGTCCCGTTTGTTCAAGCGGTGTACCCCTTTGATGTGCGCACCCAGGTCAAACCAGAAGAATTCGCCACCCTCACCAAGGACCTTCAAGTCATTGAGGCCACCGCGACCGTTAAATATGCCGTCCGTCCCAATGAGGCCGGACGGATTTACCGGACAATCGCCGGTAACGACCGTGAGATCTACCCCCGCATTATCCAGCCGTCATTGCTGAAAGCACTGAAGTCAGTGTTCTCCCAATACGAGCTCGTCACCATTGCCACTGAATGGAATGACATCTCCGCATTGGTGGAGCGAACTGTGGCAGAAGAGCTCGACAAATTTGATTACGTGGAAGTCCGCGGTCTGGACCTCACAGGCCTGCAGATCGCCGAGGAATATCGCGCCGCCATTGAGCAGAAGCAGATTGCTGAGCAGCAACTGCTCCGCGCCCAGACCGAAGTCAAGATCGCGGAACAGGAAGCCCTCCGTTACGACACGCTCAATCGCAGCCTTGACGACCAAGTGCTCTACAAACTGTTCCTCGACAAATGGGATGGGCAAACGGAAGTGGTACCGGCACTTCCGGGCAGCAACGGCAGCACGCCTCCAGTAATTGTGGGGCGTCGCAGCTGATGGAACGACAGCCGTGGTGGTTGATCAACAATCGCTTCTCGAAGAAGAAGATCGTCTTGACGCACTGCACCGCAGTTACGACGGCGAAGCACGGCTGAACGAATCCTTCATCGTTCTAACCATTGGTGCCAGCCTGATTGCCACCTTGGGGGTGCTTGCCAACAATGCCGCCGTGGTCATCGGGGCCATGGTCGTTGCCCCCTGGATTCTGCCGCTGCGAGTGGCGGTGTTTGCTGTTCTGATCGGACAAGCCAGGCTGCTGTCCCGGTCCCT
This genomic interval from Synechococcus sp. UW69 contains the following:
- a CDS encoding prohibitin family protein; translation: MQSPRRINDPANSLAVLVAVVLSTLLLLGQALFIVPAGKVAVVTTLGKVSGGSRLPGLNLKVPFVQAVYPFDVRTQVKPEEFATLTKDLQVIEATATVKYAVRPNEAGRIYRTIAGNDREIYPRIIQPSLLKALKSVFSQYELVTIATEWNDISALVERTVAEELDKFDYVEVRGLDLTGLQIAEEYRAAIEQKQIAEQQLLRAQTEVKIAEQEALRYDTLNRSLDDQVLYKLFLDKWDGQTEVVPALPGSNGSTPPVIVGRRS